In one Cloacibacillus porcorum genomic region, the following are encoded:
- a CDS encoding helix-turn-helix domain-containing protein, with the protein MINTERLKELRFKRKMTQIELAAAAGLSQAHYCQIENGKDSPSIKRLALIAKALGCSVKDLVLDTEEEVYA; encoded by the coding sequence ATGATTAACACGGAAAGACTAAAAGAACTACGTTTTAAACGGAAGATGACGCAAATAGAGCTTGCAGCCGCCGCAGGGCTCTCACAGGCGCACTATTGTCAAATAGAAAATGGCAAAGACAGCCCGTCTATTAAGCGTTTGGCGTTGATAGCCAAGGCTCTTGGATGTTCCGTCAAAGATTTGGTTCTGGACACAGAAGAGGAGGTATACGCATGA
- a CDS encoding helix-turn-helix domain-containing protein — protein sequence MTELEFETTCAELRSVLMEAIQKLDDAADRSSRLLNEHKAAKYLDVSPGTLRNWRDKNIGPRSMEIEGGKGDGGKKLIRYDIDDLDKWITEHPRRKELPK from the coding sequence ATGACAGAGCTTGAATTTGAAACAACCTGCGCAGAGCTGCGCTCAGTGCTCATGGAGGCAATCCAGAAGCTTGACGATGCAGCAGATAGATCCTCTCGACTCCTCAACGAGCACAAAGCCGCGAAATATCTTGATGTTTCGCCCGGTACGCTCCGCAACTGGCGAGACAAGAACATCGGGCCGCGCAGTATGGAAATTGAGGGCGGCAAGGGTGACGGGGGCAAGAAATTAATCCGTTATGACATTGACGACTTGGACAAGTGGATCACAGAACATCCACGCAGAAAGGAGCTACCGAAATGA
- the der gene encoding ribosome biogenesis GTPase Der — MAIVAIVGRPNVGKSSIFNRILGKRAAIVDDQPGVTRDRLYGETEWAGKKFYIVDTGGIMSETEHPFMDLIEKQVDLALDESSAIIFVVDGRTGVTPTDEEIAHKLRRSGKPVVVVMNKLDNEKQEDAMLGEAYGLGFDEVVASSAEHNTGFGEMLDFITSKLESEEFDSDDGEIRVTLVGRPNVGKSSLLNAFAGEERSMVSDIAGTTRDVVDSVVEMNGHRFRFLDTAGLRRKSRVNTDLEYYSNVRTYQAIDRCHVALVLLDAQDPVTEQDKRLIGQVLERGKGLILVVNKWDLAPREEKVGDVMTKKLIEELPFAAHAPRVFISALSGRSLGKLPELILKVEENRRRRIATSELNKLVKEVLVFERMPGDGKGHSLKIYYCTQADGAPPAFIFFVNDSELCSKSFKRHLENLLREMADFSGVPIKIFMRNKI, encoded by the coding sequence ATGGCAATTGTTGCAATTGTCGGCAGACCTAATGTCGGCAAATCTTCAATATTCAACAGGATACTTGGAAAACGCGCGGCGATCGTGGACGACCAGCCGGGCGTTACAAGAGACAGGCTCTACGGTGAGACCGAATGGGCGGGGAAGAAATTCTACATCGTCGACACGGGCGGCATTATGTCCGAGACGGAACACCCCTTCATGGATCTCATCGAGAAGCAGGTCGACCTCGCGCTCGACGAAAGCAGCGCCATCATCTTTGTCGTCGACGGGCGCACTGGCGTCACGCCGACCGACGAGGAGATCGCGCATAAACTGCGCCGCAGCGGCAAGCCAGTCGTCGTCGTAATGAACAAGCTCGACAACGAGAAACAGGAGGACGCGATGCTCGGAGAGGCCTACGGTCTCGGTTTTGACGAGGTCGTCGCCTCCAGCGCGGAGCATAACACCGGCTTCGGCGAGATGCTGGACTTCATCACCTCCAAGCTTGAATCGGAGGAATTCGACTCGGATGACGGCGAAATCCGCGTTACGCTCGTCGGCCGTCCCAACGTCGGCAAATCAAGCCTGCTGAACGCCTTCGCGGGCGAGGAGCGTTCGATGGTCAGCGATATCGCGGGAACGACGCGCGACGTCGTCGACTCCGTCGTTGAAATGAACGGGCACAGATTCCGTTTCCTGGACACCGCGGGGCTGCGCCGCAAAAGCCGTGTGAACACAGACCTCGAATACTATTCAAATGTCCGCACCTACCAGGCGATCGACCGCTGCCATGTGGCGCTTGTGCTGCTTGACGCGCAGGATCCGGTGACGGAGCAGGACAAACGGCTTATCGGGCAGGTGCTCGAACGCGGCAAGGGGCTCATCCTCGTCGTCAACAAGTGGGACCTCGCCCCGCGCGAAGAGAAGGTCGGCGACGTCATGACGAAGAAGCTGATCGAAGAGCTGCCATTCGCCGCCCACGCCCCGCGCGTATTCATCTCGGCGCTCTCTGGCCGCAGCCTCGGTAAATTACCGGAGCTGATCCTCAAGGTAGAGGAAAACCGCCGCCGCCGTATAGCCACCTCCGAGCTCAACAAACTCGTGAAAGAGGTGCTTGTCTTTGAGAGAATGCCGGGCGACGGAAAGGGGCACAGCCTAAAAATATACTACTGCACGCAGGCAGACGGAGCGCCGCCGGCGTTCATATTTTTCGTGAATGATTCGGAACTTTGCTCGAAATCTTTTAAGCGCCACCTCGAAAATCTCCTACGTGAAATGGCGGATTTTTCCGGCGTTCCGATAAAAATATTCATGAGAAACAAGATATAG
- a CDS encoding HU family DNA-binding protein encodes MTKTDLINTVAKEVEGITKKKAAEVVEAIFNDIYTALQKEEKVQIVGFGTFEVQKRAARQGRNPQDPKKVIEIPAKNVPVFRAGKALKEAVNEKK; translated from the coding sequence GTGACAAAGACAGACCTCATCAACACAGTGGCCAAAGAGGTAGAGGGTATTACCAAAAAGAAGGCTGCCGAAGTGGTAGAAGCGATATTCAACGATATCTACACGGCGCTTCAGAAGGAAGAGAAGGTACAGATCGTAGGATTTGGTACGTTTGAAGTCCAGAAGAGAGCGGCACGCCAGGGACGTAACCCTCAGGACCCCAAGAAGGTCATTGAAATCCCGGCGAAGAACGTTCCCGTTTTCCGCGCAGGTAAGGCTCTCAAGGAAGCTGTAAACGAAAAGAAGTAA
- a CDS encoding DEAD/DEAH box helicase, giving the protein MALRDYQQRAITMLFTWLKYNPGNPCIVMPTGSGKSHVIAELCKNIMLGWPQSRILILSHVKELLQQDAEKIMLAWPEAPLGIYSAGMGSRDIGLPITVAGIQSVRDKAEMLGFVDITLVDEAHLISHKAEGGYRTLLEALKAKNPNMRIVGLTATPYRLGHGLISEHGAIFDDLIEPVQIAELVARGFLAPLRSKLPGTVLSTEGVGKRGGEYIEHELQAAVNNADDNDRIVEEVIRRAGDRKAWLFFCTGVAHAEAIRNVLRSRGVVAEVVTGATPKTERDRIIADYKAGRIKALTNADVLTTGFDYPDIDLIALCRPTMSPGLYIQMAGRGMRLKSHTDHCLVLDFAGNVKRHGPITEVKPPKHKGAGTGDAPVKVCDECAELVHASVKVCPCCGYEFPAAPKEAVKLHDDDIMSLEPEEMRVRSWWWYIRQSKTKQINMLCVDYENAELTGDKVTEYITILHDGYARYRAKMTLRAIIDGCGADISTLDGESENYLDDIAEVLNSAKAPDSITIKKDGRYYRVLERRWTPAVGA; this is encoded by the coding sequence ATGGCTCTACGCGACTATCAGCAGCGAGCAATAACTATGCTCTTTACGTGGCTGAAATATAACCCCGGCAATCCATGCATTGTTATGCCGACGGGCAGCGGCAAAAGCCATGTGATTGCCGAGCTTTGCAAAAACATCATGTTGGGGTGGCCACAATCGCGCATCCTCATCCTCTCGCATGTCAAAGAGCTGCTGCAGCAGGACGCAGAAAAAATCATGCTTGCGTGGCCGGAGGCTCCGCTTGGCATCTACTCGGCGGGAATGGGCAGCCGTGACATTGGACTGCCTATCACCGTCGCAGGGATACAGAGCGTGCGCGACAAGGCCGAGATGCTTGGCTTTGTGGATATCACCCTCGTAGACGAGGCACATTTAATATCGCATAAAGCAGAGGGAGGCTATAGAACGCTCCTAGAGGCCCTTAAAGCGAAGAACCCAAACATGAGGATAGTTGGCCTTACCGCTACGCCTTACCGTCTTGGACACGGCCTGATAAGCGAACACGGGGCAATCTTCGACGACCTCATAGAGCCTGTGCAAATTGCGGAGCTTGTAGCGCGCGGATTCCTCGCGCCGTTAAGGTCGAAGCTGCCGGGGACGGTGCTCTCGACCGAGGGCGTCGGCAAGCGCGGCGGTGAGTACATCGAACACGAGCTGCAGGCCGCGGTCAACAACGCCGACGACAACGATCGTATCGTAGAAGAGGTGATCCGCCGCGCCGGCGACCGTAAGGCATGGCTCTTTTTCTGCACCGGAGTAGCGCACGCCGAGGCGATCCGCAACGTGCTTCGCTCCCGGGGCGTGGTGGCCGAGGTTGTTACCGGTGCCACGCCGAAAACAGAACGCGACAGGATCATCGCCGACTACAAAGCTGGGCGCATAAAAGCCCTGACCAATGCCGACGTACTGACGACGGGCTTTGACTACCCGGACATTGACCTGATAGCTCTCTGCCGTCCGACAATGAGCCCAGGGCTATATATTCAGATGGCAGGGCGCGGGATGCGGCTCAAAAGCCACACAGACCATTGCCTTGTGCTCGACTTCGCCGGCAACGTCAAGCGCCACGGCCCGATCACGGAGGTCAAGCCGCCGAAGCACAAGGGCGCAGGCACCGGCGACGCGCCGGTAAAGGTCTGCGACGAATGCGCGGAGCTCGTTCACGCTTCGGTTAAAGTCTGCCCATGTTGCGGGTATGAGTTCCCGGCAGCGCCGAAGGAGGCCGTAAAGCTCCACGACGACGACATTATGAGCCTTGAGCCGGAAGAGATGCGCGTCCGCAGCTGGTGGTGGTACATCCGCCAGAGCAAAACGAAACAGATCAATATGCTCTGCGTGGACTACGAAAATGCCGAGCTGACGGGCGACAAGGTGACAGAGTACATCACCATTCTACACGACGGCTATGCGCGGTATCGCGCCAAAATGACGCTGCGCGCGATCATAGACGGATGCGGCGCTGATATCTCCACCCTAGACGGTGAGAGCGAAAACTATCTTGATGACATCGCGGAGGTGTTAAACAGTGCAAAGGCACCGGACAGTATCACAATCAAAAAAGACGGACGATATTATAGGGTGCTTGAGCGCCGCTGGACACCTGCCGTCGGAGCATGA
- a CDS encoding DUF7173 family protein, producing the protein MSDAVYLLVVALHEAKAKEDAAKAARVAIEEQLAAAIGVPDQWEGSRTNDVGEFKVCVKRSMNVKIDAVRLREIAALNSIDEMIMSTAFRWKPELNKKGWDNTGDEIKAMLSAAITKTPGKVGISVEIKKQEEK; encoded by the coding sequence ATGTCTGATGCCGTATATCTTCTCGTTGTAGCTCTGCACGAGGCAAAAGCGAAAGAGGACGCCGCCAAAGCAGCACGCGTGGCGATCGAGGAGCAGCTTGCCGCGGCGATCGGCGTTCCCGATCAGTGGGAGGGCTCGCGGACAAACGACGTCGGGGAATTTAAGGTTTGCGTCAAACGCTCCATGAACGTCAAGATCGACGCGGTCCGGCTGCGTGAGATCGCGGCACTGAACAGCATCGATGAAATGATAATGTCAACCGCTTTCCGGTGGAAACCAGAACTAAACAAAAAAGGCTGGGACAATACCGGCGACGAAATAAAAGCAATGCTTTCCGCGGCGATCACCAAGACGCCCGGCAAAGTTGGAATTTCAGTAGAAATTAAAAAACAGGAGGAAAAATAA
- a CDS encoding ATP-binding protein — MAINIQSTNTITTNGLKVLVYGQAGAGKTTLIKTLPKPLILSAEGGLLSLRKENLPFIEIKDMAELREAHRWLYESEESRQFESVALDSISEIAEVVLGTEKAIAKDPRQAYGAMQDTMTALIRGFRDLPGRHVYFSAKIEKQQNEMGQLLHSPAMPGQKLGQMLPYFFDEVLALRVGQNDKGEVQRMLMCASDGIWTAKDRSGQLEMWEPADLGAIMQKIGGGTNV; from the coding sequence ATGGCAATAAATATTCAAAGCACTAACACCATCACCACCAATGGACTAAAGGTCCTCGTCTACGGACAGGCCGGAGCCGGGAAGACGACGCTCATCAAAACTCTGCCGAAGCCGCTGATTCTTTCGGCGGAGGGTGGGCTTTTGAGCCTGCGCAAAGAAAATCTTCCGTTCATCGAGATCAAGGACATGGCGGAACTGCGGGAGGCTCACAGGTGGCTCTACGAATCCGAAGAATCGAGGCAGTTTGAGTCTGTCGCTCTTGATTCCATCTCCGAGATCGCGGAGGTAGTGCTTGGCACAGAAAAAGCGATCGCCAAAGACCCGCGTCAGGCATACGGCGCGATGCAGGATACCATGACGGCGCTGATTCGCGGTTTCCGCGACCTGCCAGGGCGACATGTCTATTTCTCCGCGAAGATTGAGAAACAGCAAAACGAAATGGGCCAACTGCTCCATTCGCCGGCGATGCCTGGGCAAAAGCTTGGACAAATGCTGCCATATTTCTTTGACGAGGTGCTCGCTTTACGAGTCGGGCAAAACGATAAGGGGGAAGTACAGCGGATGCTCATGTGCGCCTCTGACGGCATCTGGACCGCGAAAGACAGGAGCGGACAGTTAGAGATGTGGGAGCCCGCCGACCTCGGCGCAATCATGCAGAAGATCGGAGGCGGGACAAATGTCTGA
- a CDS encoding helix-turn-helix domain-containing protein, whose translation MEIGKTIATRRREQNISQEQLSEKADISQGYISSIERGKEKPSIELLEKIARALNCQLYIDLIPNGQPLTLPEPIVRESAYQEERPAIPTWVTLEQASAITIFTIALEKLRLEKSSLTPAEIKVLNGLVEMYREEIEQK comes from the coding sequence ATGGAGATTGGAAAAACTATAGCAACTCGCAGAAGAGAGCAAAATATTAGCCAGGAACAGTTATCTGAGAAAGCTGATATAAGTCAAGGCTATATCAGCAGTATTGAACGTGGTAAAGAAAAACCATCCATTGAGCTCTTAGAAAAAATCGCTCGAGCTCTTAATTGCCAGCTTTATATTGACCTGATTCCCAACGGTCAACCATTAACACTGCCAGAACCAATAGTAAGAGAGTCTGCTTATCAGGAAGAACGTCCAGCAATACCAACATGGGTAACTCTCGAACAGGCAAGCGCAATTACTATCTTTACCATTGCGCTTGAGAAATTACGGCTAGAAAAAAGCTCTTTAACGCCAGCTGAAATAAAAGTGCTTAATGGGCTAGTTGAAATGTATAGAGAAGAAATAGAACAAAAATAA
- a CDS encoding DUF669 domain-containing protein: MALLGNDVTQDLVNVKPEDFTPLPAGEYILQITKVEQKKTKNGTGAYESITFDVIGPSYQGRKVFCNINFRNDNPTAEKIGRQQLKALQLACAIPDPFTDDLQLIGHTVKASVTIREATEKYPASNDVKNFKPVGDAMPTSAPMGMPPMPSAAPAGDAVMPPQGGGFSQAFAQPPAQPQPPQPAPQVTGGKAQWW; the protein is encoded by the coding sequence ATGGCACTTTTGGGAAACGATGTAACACAGGATCTAGTCAATGTTAAACCGGAAGATTTTACCCCACTCCCCGCGGGTGAATATATTCTACAGATTACAAAAGTAGAACAGAAAAAGACAAAAAACGGCACCGGTGCGTATGAAAGCATTACCTTTGACGTCATCGGCCCGTCATATCAAGGACGTAAAGTTTTTTGTAATATCAACTTCCGCAACGACAACCCCACGGCGGAAAAGATAGGGCGTCAGCAGTTAAAAGCACTGCAACTCGCTTGCGCCATTCCTGACCCGTTCACGGACGATCTGCAGTTAATCGGGCACACAGTCAAAGCCAGCGTGACAATCCGTGAGGCGACAGAAAAATATCCGGCCAGCAACGACGTGAAAAACTTTAAACCGGTCGGCGACGCAATGCCGACGAGCGCGCCTATGGGTATGCCTCCAATGCCCAGCGCCGCCCCTGCGGGAGATGCCGTAATGCCGCCGCAGGGAGGCGGGTTCAGCCAGGCTTTTGCCCAGCCTCCGGCACAGCCGCAGCCACCGCAGCCCGCGCCGCAAGTTACCGGCGGCAAAGCCCAATGGTGGTAA